The following proteins are encoded in a genomic region of Vulpes vulpes isolate BD-2025 chromosome X, VulVul3, whole genome shotgun sequence:
- the PPP2R3B gene encoding serine/threonine-protein phosphatase 2A regulatory subunit B'' subunit beta isoform X4, translating to MEVQAKKEQPLPPAASQSIPAFYFPRGRPTDTLHVDAVISKIERTFAQFPHERATMDDMGRVAKACGCPLYWKGPLFCSAGGERTGSVSVHKFVAMWRKILHNCHDDAAKFLHLLMNPGCNYLVQEDFVPFLQDVVNTHPGLAFLKEASEFHSRYITTVIQRIFYTVNRSWSGRITCAELRRSTFLQNVALLEEEADINQLTEYFSYEHFYVIYCKFWELDTDHDLLIDSQDLARHNDHAVSTKMIERIFSGAVTRGRKVQKEGKISYADFVWFLLSEEDKRTPTSIEYWFRCMDLDGDGALSMFELEYFYEEQCRRLDSMAIEALPFEDCLCQMLDLVKPQSDGKITLRDLKRCKLANVFFDTFFNIEKYLDHEQKEQVSLLRDSESEGPELSDWEKYAAEEYDILVAEEAAAEPWEDGYEAELSPVEQKLSSLRSPLAQRPFFEAPSALGAVDLYEYACEDDDLPPS from the exons GTGCAGGCCAAGAAGGAGCAGCCCCTGCCGCCCGCCGCCAGCCAGAGCATTCCCGCCTTCTACTTCCCTCGGGGCCGCCCCACGGACACGCTGCACGTGGACGCTGTCATCTCCAAGATCGAGCGCACCTTTGCCCAGTTCCCGCATGAGAGAGCCACGATGGACGACATGGGCCGCGTGGCCAAG GCATGCGGCTGCCCGCTCTACTGGAAGGGGCCGCTCTTCTGCAGCGCCGGGGGAGAGCGCACCGGCTCCGTCTCTGTCCACAAGTTCGTCGCCATGTGGAGGAA GATCCTCCACAACTGTCACGACGACGCGGCCAAGTTCCTGCACCTGCTCATGAATCCCGGCTGCAACTACCTGGTGCAAGAGGACTTCGTCCCCTTCCTACAG GACGTGGTGAACACGCACCCGGGCTTAGCCTTCCTGAAGGAGGCGTCGGAGTTCCACTCTCGCTACATCACCACG GTCATACAGAGGATTTTCTACACCGTCAACAGGTCCTGGTCGGGGAGGATCACGTGCGCGGAGCTCCGGAGGAGCACGTTCCTGCAG AACGTGGCGCTCTTGGAAGAGGAAGCAGACATCAACCAGCTGACGGAGTACTTCTCGTATGAGCACTTCTACGTCATCTACTGCAAGTTCTGGGAGCTGGACACGGACCACGACCTCCTCATCGATTCCCAGGACCTGGCCCGGCACAACGACCACG CCGTCTCCACCAAGATGATCGAGAGGATATTCTCCGGGGCCGTGACGAG GGGCAGGAAGGTGCAGAAGGAGGGAAAGATCAGCTACGCCGACTTCGTGTGGTTTCTGCTCTCCGAGGAAGACAAGAGAACTCCGACCAG CATCGAGTACTGGTTCCGCTGCATGGACCTGGACGGGGACGGGGCGCTGTCCATGTTCGAGCTCGAGTACTTCTACGAGGAGCAGTGCCGCCGGCTGGACAGCATGGCCATCGAGGCCCTGCCCTTCGAGGACTGCCTGTGCCAGATGCTGGACCTGGTGAAGCCGCAGAGCGACG GAAAGATCACCCTGCGCGACCTGAAGAGGTGTAAGCTCGCCAACGTGTTCTTCGACACCTTCTTCAACATCGAGAAGTACCTCGACCACGAGCAGAAGGAACAGGTCTCCCTGCTGAGG GACAGTGAGAGCGAAGGCCCGGAGCTGTCCGACTGGGAGAAGTACGCCGCCGAGGAGTATGACATCCTGGTGGCCGAGGAGGCGGCGGCCGAGCCGTGGGAGGACGG GTACGAAGCCGAGCTCAGCCCCGTGGAGCAGAAGCTGAGCTCCCTGAGGTCTCCGCTGGCCCAGAGGCCCTTCTTCGAGGCGCCGTCCGCCCTGGGCGCCGTGGACCTGTACGAGTACGCGTGTGAGGATGACGACCTGCCGCCCTCGTGA